A section of the Deinococcus taeanensis genome encodes:
- a CDS encoding branched-chain amino acid aminotransferase, translating to MTTQTARPPVDLDWSTLGFSYLRTDERYLSHWRDGAWDSGTLTLDNVLHISEGSTALHYGQQCFEGLKAYRAADGSINLFRPDQNAARMQASCRRILMPEVSTEQFIDACRQVVKANERWLPPYGSGGALYLRPYVIGVGDNIGVRSAPEFLFGVFCIPVGAYFKGGLTPHNFITSPYDRAAPSGTGAAKVGGNYAASLLPGHEAKERHFADAIYLDPATHTKIEEVGAANLFAITKDGQTFVTPQSPSILPSITKYSLLWLAQHRLGLNVVEGDVYINRLDEYAEAGACGTAAVITPIGGIQHGEHFHVFHSETEAGPVTRRLYDELVGIQYGDRPAPEGWIVKV from the coding sequence ATGACCACGCAGACCGCCCGCCCCCCCGTGGACCTCGACTGGAGCACCCTGGGCTTCAGTTACCTCCGCACCGACGAACGCTACCTGTCGCACTGGCGCGACGGCGCCTGGGACAGCGGCACCCTCACCCTCGACAACGTCCTGCACATCAGCGAAGGCAGCACCGCGCTGCACTACGGCCAGCAGTGCTTCGAGGGCCTCAAGGCCTACCGCGCCGCGGACGGCAGCATCAACCTGTTCCGCCCGGACCAGAACGCCGCGCGCATGCAGGCCAGCTGCCGCCGCATCCTGATGCCCGAGGTGAGCACCGAGCAGTTCATCGACGCGTGCCGGCAGGTCGTGAAAGCCAACGAGCGCTGGTTGCCCCCCTACGGCAGCGGCGGCGCCCTGTACCTGCGGCCCTACGTGATCGGCGTAGGCGACAACATCGGCGTGCGCAGCGCCCCCGAGTTCCTGTTCGGCGTGTTCTGCATTCCGGTCGGCGCGTACTTCAAGGGCGGCCTGACCCCGCACAACTTCATCACCAGCCCCTACGACCGGGCGGCACCTTCCGGCACCGGCGCCGCCAAGGTCGGCGGGAACTACGCCGCGAGCCTGCTGCCCGGGCACGAGGCCAAGGAACGGCACTTCGCCGACGCGATCTACCTCGACCCGGCCACCCACACGAAAATCGAGGAGGTGGGTGCCGCCAACCTCTTCGCCATCACGAAAGACGGCCAGACCTTCGTGACCCCCCAGTCCCCCAGCATCCTGCCCAGCATCACCAAGTACAGCCTGCTGTGGCTCGCCCAGCACCGCCTGGGCCTGAACGTCGTCGAAGGTGACGTGTACATCAACCGGCTCGACGAGTACGCCGAAGCCGGCGCGTGCGGCACGGCCGCCGTCATCACGCCCATCGGCGGCATTCAGCACGGCGAGCACTTCCACGTCTTCCACAGTGAAACCGAGGCCGGCCCGGTCACCCGGCGCCTGTACGACGAACTGGTCGGAATTCAGTACGGTGACCGGCCCGCCCCCGAAGGCTGGATCGTCAAGGTCTGA
- a CDS encoding Rad52/Rad22 family DNA repair protein, producing the protein MKLSDVQKRLQAPFPAHMVAWKPGVITKDRKRAMMLAHIDARAVQDRLDAICPDGWTFEIEVIPGTRQPTVKGRLTVLGVTREDIGEAPEGDLGTLKAASSDALKRCAVHFGIGRYLYDLPKVWADWDDAKRQPVQTPELPDWARPDHERTPGGAHLMQAMEQLRYELPEDLDLQREVYKHLKAALGSLHPTPGAPHAGRAA; encoded by the coding sequence ATGAAACTGAGCGATGTTCAGAAACGACTCCAGGCCCCGTTTCCCGCTCATATGGTCGCGTGGAAACCCGGCGTGATCACCAAGGACCGCAAACGCGCCATGATGCTCGCCCACATTGACGCCCGCGCCGTTCAGGACCGTCTGGACGCCATCTGCCCCGACGGCTGGACCTTCGAGATTGAGGTGATTCCCGGCACCCGCCAGCCCACCGTCAAGGGCCGCCTGACCGTCCTGGGCGTCACCCGTGAGGACATCGGCGAGGCGCCCGAAGGGGACCTCGGGACGCTGAAAGCCGCTTCCAGCGACGCCCTGAAACGCTGCGCGGTGCACTTTGGCATCGGCCGCTACCTGTACGACCTGCCCAAAGTCTGGGCCGACTGGGACGACGCAAAGCGCCAGCCGGTGCAGACACCCGAGTTGCCCGACTGGGCCCGCCCCGACCACGAGCGCACCCCTGGCGGCGCGCACCTGATGCAGGCCATGGAGCAGCTGCGCTACGAGCTGCCCGAGGACCTTGACCTGCAGCGCGAGGTGTACAAGCACCTGAAAGCGGCGCTGGGCAGTCTGCACCCCACGCCGGGCGCCCCACACGCCGGGCGCGCCGCGTGA
- a CDS encoding FAD:protein FMN transferase: MTLTTLLNVMRAPHRLHSTYEHLLGTEVEVQIVAGTRAQAEQAEHAALSEIDRLTLVLNRFDPGSELRRWQARRGDTHVPLSLDLLHVLQLADHWRVYSGGAFHPGADTLGQLWAQAARTGQRPAPQVLARQVSALRDAPWTLHRDGSATLHASGPLSLNALAKGHIVDRAACVASRCPGVRSVLVNAGGDLRVVGPARVTVNIADPRTPRDDAPPLARVQVRRGALATSGQAHRGYQVGEHWYSHVIDPRTGQPVQAAPGVTVTAPDCATADALATILSVLEVHTGLQVLGHLPGCEALIITAGGALHASAGWRGQPASPHGPRRLRLPVRPGGPLTAR; the protein is encoded by the coding sequence GTGACCCTGACCACCCTGCTGAACGTCATGCGTGCGCCGCACCGGCTGCACAGCACCTACGAACACCTGCTGGGAACCGAGGTGGAGGTGCAGATCGTGGCCGGCACACGCGCGCAGGCGGAACAGGCCGAGCACGCCGCCCTGAGCGAAATTGACCGGCTGACCCTGGTCCTCAACCGCTTTGATCCCGGCAGTGAACTGCGCCGCTGGCAGGCGCGGCGCGGCGACACGCACGTGCCGCTGAGCCTGGACCTGCTGCACGTCCTGCAGCTTGCCGATCACTGGCGCGTGTACAGCGGCGGCGCGTTCCACCCGGGGGCCGACACGCTCGGGCAGCTCTGGGCGCAGGCCGCCCGGACCGGGCAGCGGCCCGCCCCCCAGGTCCTCGCACGGCAGGTGAGCGCCCTGCGCGACGCACCCTGGACGCTGCACCGGGATGGCAGCGCCACCCTGCACGCCAGCGGCCCTCTGAGCCTGAACGCCCTGGCCAAGGGCCACATCGTGGACCGCGCCGCGTGCGTCGCGTCCCGCTGCCCGGGCGTGCGTTCCGTCCTCGTCAATGCCGGGGGGGACCTGCGCGTGGTGGGCCCCGCCAGGGTCACGGTGAACATCGCCGACCCCCGCACCCCCCGCGACGACGCGCCGCCCCTGGCACGCGTGCAGGTCCGGCGCGGCGCGCTGGCCACCAGCGGCCAGGCGCACCGCGGCTATCAGGTGGGCGAGCACTGGTACTCGCATGTCATCGATCCGCGCACCGGGCAGCCCGTGCAGGCCGCGCCGGGTGTCACAGTCACTGCGCCCGACTGCGCCACGGCGGACGCCCTGGCCACCATCCTGAGTGTGCTGGAGGTCCACACCGGCCTGCAGGTTCTGGGTCACCTGCCCGGCTGCGAGGCCCTGATCATCACGGCCGGCGGCGCGCTGCACGCGAGTGCAGGCTGGCGGGGCCAGCCCGCCTCACCGCACGGCCCGCGTCGCCTGCGCCTGCCTGTGCGCCCCGGAGGGCCGTTAACAGCCCGCTAA
- the hisB gene encoding imidazoleglycerol-phosphate dehydratase HisB, which yields MSRTATVTRTTSETDITVQLDLDTTTYEPPSTGHGFLDHMLDALARHARIGLNIRATGDLHIEPHHLVEDVGITLGQALTQALGDRKGIERYGSAFVPMDETLAHVVVDLSGRAHLAFEPETLNVWGDAGGMTHYHLREFLRGLSNHAGITLHVRLLAGREAHHVIEAIIKALARALHDAVQVTSQSMPSTKGSL from the coding sequence ATGAGCCGCACGGCCACCGTCACCCGAACGACCAGCGAAACGGACATCACCGTTCAGCTCGACCTCGACACCACCACCTACGAGCCCCCCAGCACCGGCCACGGCTTCCTCGACCACATGCTCGACGCTCTGGCCCGCCACGCCCGCATCGGCCTGAACATCCGCGCGACCGGCGACCTGCACATCGAACCGCACCACCTCGTCGAGGACGTCGGCATCACCCTCGGTCAGGCCCTCACCCAGGCGCTCGGCGACCGCAAAGGCATTGAACGGTACGGCAGCGCCTTCGTTCCCATGGACGAAACGCTCGCGCACGTCGTGGTCGACCTCTCCGGCCGCGCCCACCTCGCCTTTGAACCCGAAACCCTGAACGTCTGGGGCGACGCGGGCGGCATGACCCACTACCACCTGCGTGAATTCCTGCGCGGCCTGAGCAACCACGCCGGCATCACCCTGCACGTGCGCCTGCTCGCCGGCCGCGAAGCCCACCACGTCATCGAGGCGATCATCAAGGCGCTGGCCCGCGCCCTGCACGACGCCGTGCAGGTCACCTCCCAGAGCATGCCCAGCACCAAGGGGAGCCTGTGA
- the hisH gene encoding imidazole glycerol phosphate synthase subunit HisH, whose amino-acid sequence MTAAPAVLLLDYGAGNVRSAVRALERAGMQVRVSNDPADVPGSPAIVVPGQGHFRQVMDAFDESGFRRPVLDAAHGGTPILGICVGMQMLLDGSEEAPGVPGLGLIPGVVRRFESVPERKVPQMGWNSLDKVGDSPLLRDLACPAYAYFVHSYYVPITVDVDAGALTEYGVPFWAAFSQGNLHATQFHPEKSGAVGLAILERFRRHVLSG is encoded by the coding sequence GTGACCGCGGCCCCCGCCGTGCTGCTGCTCGACTACGGCGCCGGGAACGTCCGCAGCGCTGTGCGGGCCCTGGAACGCGCCGGCATGCAGGTCCGCGTCAGCAATGACCCCGCCGACGTGCCCGGCTCACCCGCCATCGTCGTGCCCGGACAGGGCCATTTCCGCCAGGTGATGGACGCCTTCGATGAGAGCGGTTTCCGCCGCCCCGTCCTGGACGCCGCTCACGGCGGCACCCCCATCCTGGGCATCTGCGTGGGCATGCAGATGCTCCTCGACGGCAGCGAGGAGGCGCCCGGCGTCCCCGGCCTGGGCCTGATTCCCGGCGTGGTCCGCCGTTTCGAGAGTGTTCCGGAACGCAAGGTGCCGCAGATGGGCTGGAACAGCCTGGACAAGGTCGGTGACAGCCCCCTGCTGCGCGACCTCGCCTGCCCCGCCTACGCGTACTTTGTGCACTCCTACTACGTGCCCATCACGGTGGACGTCGACGCGGGCGCCCTCACCGAGTACGGCGTGCCCTTCTGGGCGGCATTCAGCCAGGGCAACCTGCACGCCACGCAGTTCCACCCGGAAAAAAGCGGCGCGGTGGGCCTCGCCATCCTGGAGCGCTTCCGCCGGCACGTTCTCAGCGGCTGA
- a CDS encoding nitroreductase family protein has translation MTDARHRTPDQVKAFYDAHRTVRLYDTQADGSPLPLPDDHLDAVLHAAQRAPTDATAQLYSLIRLTRPDLRARVAELTTNAHIATASEAFVVCADVRRVRRVLQVSGRQSGHWPAIAVHFGIGDAVMAGTNLLTAAEMLGYQGCWIGGVLNGLDGILDALKLPQGVLPFAALTIGRPAENAPYRPRVPRPLVIHTDEYRDGTDEELRHATEVMNPIASRGGQPGDWARLLNAYFGQGGGMETREGLLVAALKRQGLWAGNG, from the coding sequence ATGACGGACGCCCGCCACCGTACGCCCGATCAGGTCAAAGCCTTCTACGACGCCCACCGCACCGTCCGCCTGTACGACACGCAGGCGGACGGCTCGCCGCTGCCGCTGCCTGACGATCACCTGGACGCCGTTCTGCACGCCGCGCAGCGCGCGCCCACCGACGCCACCGCGCAGCTGTACTCCCTGATCCGCCTGACCCGCCCGGACCTGCGCGCCCGCGTGGCGGAGCTCACCACGAACGCCCACATCGCCACCGCCAGTGAGGCGTTCGTGGTGTGCGCCGACGTGCGCCGCGTGCGGCGGGTCCTGCAGGTCAGCGGACGCCAGAGCGGGCACTGGCCGGCCATTGCCGTGCACTTCGGGATCGGGGACGCCGTGATGGCCGGCACGAACCTCCTGACCGCCGCGGAGATGCTGGGGTACCAGGGCTGCTGGATTGGCGGGGTGCTCAACGGACTGGACGGCATCCTGGACGCGCTGAAGCTCCCGCAGGGCGTGCTGCCCTTCGCGGCCCTCACCATCGGCCGCCCCGCCGAGAACGCCCCGTACCGCCCGCGCGTGCCGCGCCCCCTGGTGATTCACACCGACGAGTACCGCGACGGCACCGACGAGGAGCTCCGCCACGCGACGGAGGTCATGAACCCCATCGCCTCCCGCGGCGGGCAGCCCGGCGACTGGGCGCGCCTCCTGAACGCCTACTTCGGTCAGGGCGGCGGCATGGAGACACGCGAAGGGCTCCTGGTGGCCGCCCTGAAACGCCAGGGCCTCTGGGCGGGCAACGGGTAA
- a CDS encoding PepSY-associated TM helix domain-containing protein translates to MSRSARPEAPPADVEPARAFGRPAPRRSLKARTNVWLRWLHTYTSMISLLAVLFFALTGITLNHPDWVFGTTDVTRTVTGTLPGGWLKNGQPDWLTVAEELRAQQGLRGRASDPRADSQEADIAFLAPGYSADTVIDVQTGRYTTTILEQGAVAVMNDLHKGRDASPAWKWVIDLSGVFLGLISVTGLGILLYLRRTRVQALSVMGAGAVLTFLLAWQGSH, encoded by the coding sequence GTGTCACGCTCGGCAAGGCCTGAGGCCCCGCCGGCTGACGTCGAGCCGGCCAGGGCGTTCGGGCGGCCTGCGCCCCGGCGCAGCCTGAAGGCCCGCACGAATGTCTGGTTGCGCTGGCTGCACACGTACACCAGCATGATCAGCCTGCTGGCCGTGCTGTTCTTCGCCCTGACCGGCATCACCCTGAACCACCCGGACTGGGTGTTCGGCACGACGGACGTGACCCGCACCGTCACCGGCACCCTCCCGGGCGGCTGGTTGAAGAACGGGCAGCCGGACTGGCTGACCGTTGCCGAGGAACTGCGCGCCCAGCAGGGGCTCAGGGGCCGCGCCAGTGACCCGCGTGCGGACAGCCAGGAGGCCGACATTGCGTTCCTGGCCCCCGGGTACAGCGCCGACACCGTCATTGACGTGCAGACCGGCCGGTACACGACGACCATCCTCGAACAGGGCGCTGTGGCCGTCATGAACGACCTGCACAAGGGGCGGGACGCCAGCCCCGCCTGGAAGTGGGTGATTGACCTGAGCGGCGTGTTCCTCGGCCTGATCTCAGTCACGGGGCTGGGTATCCTGCTGTACCTCAGGCGAACGCGCGTGCAGGCGCTGAGCGTCATGGGCGCCGGCGCCGTCCTGACGTTCCTGCTCGCGTGGCAGGGCAGCCACTAG
- a CDS encoding DUF2271 domain-containing protein: MTHTRRTILHRLGLAAAALSATCLNPALAATTAQPKAWPGGMALDITFTVATRASGRVKRPYVAVWIEDEAGTAVRNLTVWTQQSRMNPRWLSELRRWSRGNSSLLTTVSSATRNPGTYAVAWDGRTDKGALAPQGAYYVCVETAREHGPYSLVREKITVGAAAFNRTLGSNNDIEAVRVTLGKA, from the coding sequence ATGACCCACACGCGCCGCACCATTCTTCACCGCCTCGGCCTGGCCGCCGCTGCCCTGAGCGCCACCTGCCTGAACCCCGCCCTGGCTGCCACGACGGCGCAGCCCAAAGCCTGGCCGGGCGGCATGGCCCTGGACATCACGTTCACGGTGGCGACCCGGGCGTCGGGCCGGGTCAAGCGCCCGTACGTGGCCGTCTGGATCGAGGACGAGGCCGGGACGGCCGTCCGGAACCTGACCGTCTGGACGCAGCAGAGCCGCATGAACCCCCGCTGGCTGTCCGAGCTGCGCCGCTGGTCCCGCGGCAACAGCAGCCTCCTGACCACCGTCAGCAGCGCCACACGCAACCCCGGCACGTACGCCGTGGCCTGGGACGGCCGGACGGACAAGGGCGCCCTGGCCCCGCAGGGTGCGTACTACGTGTGCGTGGAAACAGCCCGCGAACACGGCCCGTACTCCCTGGTGCGGGAGAAGATCACGGTGGGCGCCGCCGCGTTTAACAGGACGCTCGGCAGCAACAACGACATCGAGGCGGTCCGTGTCACGCTCGGCAAGGCCTGA
- a CDS encoding methyltransferase domain-containing protein, translating into MTWNPDQYHLYREARSAPVHDLHALIPDQPYRRVIDLGCGTGEHTLTLARRHPDAQVTGLDRSPEMLERARTLHAPNLHFTPGDLSELNGSFDLIHANASLQWVPDHPALLRRLWAHLNPGGVLAVQVPANHDHPSHRLLTDTALDFETELGGYARFGTAHGASPVLSAAAYAEHLDALGATDITALSKVYPVVLRGAEGLIEWTRGTALVPYLSRLDAADAERFVQAYRTRLQGAFPGERLYYAFTRTLFVARRPG; encoded by the coding sequence ATGACCTGGAACCCCGACCAGTACCACCTCTACCGTGAGGCCCGCAGCGCCCCCGTCCACGATCTGCACGCCCTGATCCCCGACCAGCCCTACCGCCGCGTCATCGACCTGGGCTGCGGGACCGGCGAGCACACCCTGACCCTCGCCCGCCGCCACCCGGACGCCCAGGTGACCGGCCTGGACCGCAGCCCCGAAATGCTGGAACGTGCCCGCACCCTGCACGCCCCCAACCTGCACTTCACACCCGGGGACCTGAGCGAACTGAACGGCAGCTTCGACCTGATTCACGCGAACGCCTCGCTGCAGTGGGTTCCGGACCACCCCGCCCTGCTGAGGCGCCTGTGGGCCCACCTGAACCCCGGTGGAGTGCTGGCCGTGCAGGTGCCCGCCAACCACGACCACCCCAGCCACCGGCTGCTCACTGACACCGCCCTGGACTTCGAGACGGAACTCGGCGGGTACGCCCGCTTCGGCACGGCGCACGGGGCGTCCCCGGTGCTGAGTGCCGCGGCGTACGCTGAACACCTTGACGCCCTGGGGGCCACCGACATCACCGCGCTGAGCAAGGTGTACCCGGTGGTGCTGCGCGGCGCCGAAGGCCTGATCGAATGGACCAGGGGGACTGCCCTCGTGCCGTACCTGTCGCGCCTGGACGCAGCGGACGCTGAGCGCTTCGTGCAGGCGTACCGCACGCGCCTTCAGGGGGCATTTCCCGGTGAGCGGCTGTACTACGCCTTCACGCGCACGCTGTTCGTGGCCCGCCGCCCCGGGTAA
- a CDS encoding trans-sulfuration enzyme family protein, with protein MSDPKPAPSYDLTTLAARAGEEARPNRSAPLVEPIYQSTVYAFEDLDDLDRAMAGTEPAAFYYRNGTPNAATLERALATLEGTEAALVAGSGMAAISAALLGVLKAGDHVITDARVYGVTYALLAEEFPRLGIEVSFVDACDLNEVEGAFRANTRVVHVESLTNPLMTVPDVPALAALAHARGALLSVDNTFASPAVFRPAEHGADLVTHSVSKYLSGHSTAFGGVACGRADLIALARTRLLRLGGTISAFDAWMTMQGLKTLGLRMRAHSGNAQAVADVLVNHPRVKAVYHPGLSDHPQFHLAMDLYPQGFGGMLSADIEDAPRFVKALAGRIPLAPSLADVVTTISWPWGTSHRPLPEGERRRLGITPNLLRLSIGIEDIGDLLGDFEAALDA; from the coding sequence GTGAGTGACCCGAAGCCTGCCCCCTCCTACGACCTGACCACCCTGGCGGCCCGCGCCGGGGAGGAGGCCCGCCCGAACCGAAGCGCGCCCCTGGTGGAACCCATCTACCAGAGCACGGTGTACGCCTTCGAGGACCTGGACGACCTGGACCGCGCGATGGCGGGCACGGAACCGGCGGCGTTCTACTACCGCAACGGCACACCGAACGCCGCGACGCTGGAACGCGCCCTGGCGACCCTGGAGGGCACCGAGGCGGCGCTGGTGGCGGGCAGCGGCATGGCGGCGATCAGCGCGGCGCTGCTCGGCGTGCTGAAGGCCGGGGATCATGTGATCACGGACGCCCGCGTGTACGGCGTGACGTACGCCCTGCTGGCGGAGGAATTCCCGCGCCTGGGCATTGAGGTGTCGTTCGTGGACGCCTGCGACCTGAACGAGGTGGAAGGAGCGTTCCGCGCGAACACCCGCGTGGTGCACGTGGAGAGCCTCACGAACCCCCTGATGACTGTGCCGGACGTGCCGGCCCTGGCGGCACTGGCGCACGCCCGCGGCGCACTGCTGAGCGTGGACAACACCTTTGCCAGTCCCGCCGTGTTCCGCCCGGCCGAGCACGGCGCGGATCTGGTGACGCACTCGGTCAGCAAGTACCTGAGCGGGCACAGCACGGCGTTCGGCGGGGTGGCGTGCGGACGCGCGGACCTGATCGCCCTGGCCCGCACGCGGCTGCTGCGCCTGGGCGGCACCATCAGTGCCTTCGACGCGTGGATGACCATGCAGGGCCTGAAGACGCTGGGCCTGCGCATGCGCGCCCACAGCGGCAACGCGCAGGCCGTGGCGGACGTGCTGGTGAATCACCCGCGGGTGAAGGCCGTGTACCACCCGGGCCTGAGCGACCACCCGCAGTTTCACCTGGCGATGGATCTCTACCCCCAGGGGTTTGGGGGCATGCTCAGCGCGGATATTGAGGACGCGCCCCGCTTCGTGAAGGCCCTGGCGGGACGGATTCCGCTGGCGCCGTCCCTGGCGGACGTGGTAACCACGATCTCCTGGCCTTGGGGCACGTCGCACCGGCCGCTGCCGGAGGGCGAGCGGCGGCGCCTGGGCATCACGCCGAACCTGCTGCGCCTGAGTATCGGCATTGAGGACATCGGAGACCTGCTGGGTGACTTCGAGGCGGCGCTGGACGCCTGA
- a CDS encoding 1,4-alpha-glucan branching enzyme — protein MIEPLPLDHGHLQKLVTADLVRPDHLLGAHPVTENGVEGVRFGVWAPNAHHVSVVGDFNGYNGFDNPMQRLDFGFWGVFVPSARHGQRYKFRVTAADGRSEDKMDPYGTFFEVRPATASIVWNQPFQWTDDAWLQARTPGLDRPVSIYEVHLPSWARRDDGWFLNYRDLAHRLGEYLQYMGYTHVELMGVMEHPFDGSWGYQVTGYYAPTSRMGSPEDFKYLVNHLHALGIGVILDWVPGHFPTDSAGLAHFDGTPLFEYADPRRGFHQDWNTYIFDYGRNEVVMFLIGSALKWLQDYHVDGLRVDAVASMLYLDFSRTEWVPNIHGGRENLEAIAFLKRLNEVVHHMAPGCMIIAEESTSFAGVTTPSPFGLGFDYKWAMGWMNDTLRYFEEDPLWRKYHHHALTFFNAYRTSENYILAISHDEVVHLKKSMVMKMPGDWYAQRAGYRAFLALMWTTPGKKLLFMGQEFAQPTEWDHDAGLPWHLADHPDHRGVMNLLRRLNGLYRTRPDWHVADTKDEGLQWLSADDVDNSVYAFLRRDPQGGAWSVVVANLTPVYRDLYPVGVPQGGAYRVLLCTDDGEYGGFGTQQPDLNARDEGWHGQTHHLRLNLAPNSVLVLTPAE, from the coding sequence ATGATTGAACCGCTTCCGCTTGACCATGGGCACCTGCAGAAGCTCGTCACGGCCGACCTGGTTCGCCCCGATCACCTGCTGGGCGCGCACCCCGTCACCGAGAACGGCGTGGAGGGCGTGCGGTTCGGCGTGTGGGCACCCAACGCGCACCACGTGAGCGTGGTGGGCGATTTCAATGGCTACAACGGGTTCGACAACCCCATGCAGCGCCTGGATTTCGGGTTCTGGGGCGTGTTCGTGCCGTCCGCCCGGCACGGGCAGCGCTACAAGTTCCGCGTGACCGCCGCCGACGGCCGGTCCGAAGACAAGATGGACCCCTACGGCACGTTCTTCGAGGTGCGGCCCGCCACGGCCAGCATCGTCTGGAACCAGCCGTTCCAGTGGACGGACGACGCGTGGCTCCAGGCCCGCACGCCCGGCCTGGATCGTCCCGTCAGCATCTACGAGGTGCACCTGCCCTCCTGGGCCCGCCGGGACGACGGCTGGTTCCTGAACTACCGCGACCTCGCGCACCGCCTCGGCGAATACCTGCAGTACATGGGGTACACGCACGTGGAACTCATGGGCGTCATGGAGCACCCCTTCGACGGGTCGTGGGGTTACCAGGTGACCGGCTACTACGCCCCCACGAGCCGCATGGGCAGCCCCGAGGACTTCAAGTACCTCGTGAACCACCTGCACGCCCTGGGCATCGGCGTGATCCTCGACTGGGTGCCCGGGCACTTCCCGACCGACAGTGCCGGTCTGGCGCACTTTGACGGCACCCCCCTGTTCGAGTACGCCGACCCCCGCAGGGGCTTCCACCAGGACTGGAACACCTACATCTTCGATTACGGCCGCAACGAGGTCGTCATGTTCCTGATCGGCTCGGCCCTGAAGTGGCTGCAGGACTACCATGTGGACGGCCTGCGCGTGGACGCCGTGGCGAGCATGCTGTACCTCGACTTCTCCCGCACCGAGTGGGTGCCGAACATCCACGGTGGCCGCGAGAACCTTGAAGCCATCGCGTTCCTCAAGCGCCTGAACGAGGTCGTGCACCACATGGCGCCCGGGTGCATGATCATCGCGGAGGAAAGCACCTCCTTCGCGGGTGTCACCACCCCCAGTCCCTTCGGGCTCGGCTTTGACTACAAATGGGCGATGGGCTGGATGAACGACACGCTGCGGTACTTCGAGGAGGACCCGCTGTGGCGCAAGTACCACCACCACGCACTGACGTTCTTCAACGCGTACCGCACCAGCGAGAATTACATCCTGGCCATCAGTCACGACGAGGTCGTGCACCTGAAAAAGAGCATGGTCATGAAGATGCCCGGCGACTGGTACGCGCAGCGCGCCGGCTACCGCGCCTTCCTGGCCCTGATGTGGACCACGCCCGGCAAGAAACTGCTGTTCATGGGGCAGGAGTTCGCGCAGCCCACCGAATGGGACCACGACGCGGGCCTTCCGTGGCACCTCGCCGACCACCCGGACCACCGGGGCGTCATGAACCTCCTGCGGCGCCTGAACGGCCTGTACCGCACCCGTCCCGACTGGCACGTGGCCGACACGAAGGACGAAGGCCTGCAGTGGCTCAGCGCCGACGACGTCGACAACAGCGTGTACGCGTTCCTGCGCCGCGACCCCCAGGGCGGCGCGTGGAGCGTGGTGGTCGCCAACCTCACCCCTGTGTACCGCGACCTGTACCCGGTCGGTGTGCCGCAGGGCGGGGCGTACCGCGTGCTGCTCTGCACGGACGACGGGGAGTACGGCGGGTTCGGCACGCAGCAGCCCGACCTGAACGCCCGGGATGAAGGGTGGCACGGGCAGACGCACCACCTGCGCCTGAACCTCGCGCCGAACAGCGTGCTGGTGCTCACGCCCGCCGAGTAG